The Ochotona princeps isolate mOchPri1 chromosome 1, mOchPri1.hap1, whole genome shotgun sequence genome has a segment encoding these proteins:
- the DEF6 gene encoding differentially expressed in FDCP 6 homolog, translated as MALRKELLKSIWYAFTALDVEKSGKVSKSQLKVLSHNLYTVLHIPHDPVALEEHFRDDDDGPVSSQGYMPYLNKYILDKVEEGAFVKEHFDELCWTLTAKKNYQVDSNGNSILSNQDAFRLWCLFNFLSEDKYPLIMVPDEVEYLLKKVLSSMSLEVGLGELDELLAQEAQAAQTTGGLSVWQFLELFNSGRCLRGVGRDTLSMAIHEVYQELIQDVLKQGYLWKRGHLRRNWAERWFLLQPSCLCYFGTEECKEKRGSIPLDAHCCVEVLADRDGKRCMFCVKTATRTYEMSASDTRQRQEWTAAIQTAIRLQAEGKTSLHKDLKQKRREQREQRERRRVAKEEELLRLQQLQEEKERKLQELELLQEAQRQAERLLQEEEERRRSQHRELQLTLEGQLREAEQARASMQAEMELKKEEAARQRQRIRELEEMQQRLQEALQLEVKARRDEEAVRLAQTRLLEEEEEKLKELMQLKEEQERYIERAQQEKQELQQEMALQSLSLQQAQQQLEEVRQNRQRADEDVEAAQRKLRQASTNVKHWNVQMNRLMHPIEPGDKRPVTSSSFTGFQPSLLARRDSSLKRLSRWGSQGHRTPSPSRSEQQKSLNGGGESPIPTATAAAAATEHKLDPTPEN; from the exons GTGCTGTCCCACAACCTGTACACTGTCCTGCACATCCCCCATGACCCCGTGGCTCTGGAGGAACACTTCCGGGATGATGATGACGGCCCTGTGTCCAGCCAGGGCTACATGCCCTACCTCAACAAGTACATCCTGGACAAG gtggaggagggagcTTTCGTCAAGGAGCACTTTGATGAGTTGTGCTGGACCCTGACGGCCAAGAAGAACTACCAAGTGGACAGCAACGGGAACAGCATACTCTCCAATCAGGATGCCTTCCGCCTCTGGTGCCTGTTCAACTTCCTGTCTGAGGACAAGTACCCTCTGATCATGGTTCCTGATGAG GTGGAGTACCTGCTGAAAAAGGTGCTCAGTAGCATGAGCCTGGAGGTGGGCTTGGGGGAGCTGGACGAACTGCTGGCCCAGGAGGCCCAGGCGGCCCAGACCACAGGAGGGCTCAGTGTCTGGCAGTTTCTGGAGCTCTTCAACTCAGGCCGCTGCCTGCGGGGTGTGGGTCGGGACACCCTAAGCATGGCCATCCACGAAGTCTACCAGGAACTCATCCAGGATGTCCTGAAGCAG GGCTACCTGTGGAAGCGAGGGCACCTAAGAAGGAACTGGGCCGAGCGCTGGTTCCTGTTGCAACCCAGCTGCCTCTGCTACTTTGGGACTGAAGAGTGCAAAGAGAAGAGGGGGAGCATCCCCTTGGACGCACACTGCTGCGTGGAG GTGCTCGCGGACCGCGACGGGAAGCGTTGCATGTTCTGCGTGAAGACAGCCACCCGCACGTATGAGATGAGTGCCTCGGACACACGCCAGCGCCAGGAATGGACGGCCG CCATCCAGACTGCGATCCGGCTGCAGGCCGAAGGAAAGACGTCGCTGCACAAGGACCTGAAGCAGAAGCGACGGGAGCAGCGGGAGCAGCGGGAGCGACGCCGGGTGGCCAAGGAGGAGGAGCTGTTgcgtctgcagcagctgcaggaggagaAGGAGCGGAAGCtgcaggaactggagctgctgcagGAGGCACAGCGGCAGGCGGAGCGgctgctgcaggaggaggaggagcggcgCCGCAGCCAGCACCGCGAGCTGCAGCTGACGCTGGAAGGGCAACTGCGGGAGGCGGAGCAG GCCCGGGCCTCCATGCAGGCTGAGATGGAGCTGAAGAAGGAGGAAGCTGCCCGCCAAAGGCAGCGCATCCGAGAGCTGGAGGAGATGCAGCAAAGACTGCAGGAGGCCCTGCAGCTGGAGGTGAAAGCCCGGCGGGACGAGGAGGCGGTGCGCCTCGCCCAGACCAG gctgctggaggaggaggaggagaagctgaAGGAGCTCATGCAGCTGAAGGAGGAGCAGGAGCGCTACATCGAGCGCGCgcagcaggagaagcaggagctgcagcaggagATGGCGCTGCAGAGCCTCTCCCTGcagcaggcccagcagcagctggaggaggtGCGGCAGAACCGGCAGAGGGCTGACGAGGACGTGGAG GCTGCCCAGAGAAAGTTGCGCCAGGCCAGCACGAACGTGAAACACTGGAATGTCCAGATGAACCGGCTCATGCATCCCATCGAACCTGGAG ATAAGCGGCCCGTCACCAGCAGCTCCTTCACGGGCTTCCAGCCCTCCCTGCTCGCCCGTCGTGACTCCTCCCTAAAGCGCCTGAGCCGCTGGGGATCCCAAGGGCACAGGACACCTTCCCCCAGCAGAAGTGAGCAGCAGAAGTCCCTCAACGGGGGCGGGGAGTCTCCCATCCCCaccgccactgctgctgctgctgccacagaaCACAAACTGGATCCCACTCCAGAAAACTAG